The following coding sequences are from one Amphiprion ocellaris isolate individual 3 ecotype Okinawa chromosome 19, ASM2253959v1, whole genome shotgun sequence window:
- the hexim1 gene encoding protein HEXIM1, which translates to MTEPAEPQSHHLKTSGFSPSGGSSGEALEHLPASNRGGPENGDRGRQREPKQQRRQRAENCGDINTDKLWQMKGGQRGVCPGLAGGNELQKCSIATQPHQKFDGEGNSTSHGKNGEERRRQEALNQVQDEHIDSDTGLDARLGKKRHRRRTTKKRRNWKPYNKLSWEEKKALEERETARASRMREEMFAKGLPVAPYNTTQFLMDEHDREEPDLNTETGVRRPLGGMEDTGSEEDFFDNEEDDDDDGSGGGSDGIGRPGNAGGEFLQRDFSETYEMYHVESLQNMTKQELVKEYLELEKCMSRLEEENNRLRRAVEPGAVERSEVRVRDLEREVERLKAENTELLLQNQPSKDRGQVQAAN; encoded by the coding sequence ATGACAGAGCCAGCGGAGCCCCAGAGCCATCACCTGAAAACTTCAGGCTTCAGCCCATCAGGTGGGAGCAGCGGAGAAGCGTTGGAGCATCTCCCAGCCAGCAACCGTGGAGGACCGGAGAACGGCGACAGGGGGCGACAGAGAGAGCCGAAGCAGCAGCGGAGGCAGCGGGCGGAGAACTGTGGGGATATCAACACAGACAAGTTATGGCAAATGAAAGGCGGACAGAGGGGGGTGTGCCCCGGCTTAGCAGGCGGAAACGAGCTGCAGAAGTGCTCGATCGCGACTCAGCCTCACCAGAAATTCGATGGGGAAGGTAACAGCACCTCGCACGGGAAAAACGGAGAGGAGAGACGGCGGCAGGAGGCTTTAAACCAGGTACAAGACGAGCACATCGACTCCGACACGGGCTTGGATGCGCGTCTGGGCAAGAAGCGGCACAGGCGCAGGACCACCAAGAAGAGGCGCAACTGGAAGCCGTACAACAAACTTTCCTGGGAGGAGAAGAAAGCCCTGGAGGAGCGGGAGACGGCCAGGGCTTCTCGGATGAGGGAGGAGATGTTTGCCAAAGGGCTCCCGGTAGCCCCCTACAACACCACCCAATTCCTGATGGACGAGCACGACCGAGAGGAGCCGGACCTCAACACCGAGACCGGGGTCAGGCGGCCCCTGGGCGGCATGGAGGACACCGGCAGCGAGGAGGACTTCTTCGACAACGAGGAGGACGACGACGACGACGGCAGCGGAGGGGGCAGCGACGGCATCGGGAGGCCAGGGAACGCAGGTGGGGAGTTTCTCCAGAGGGACTTTTCCGAGACCTACGAGATGTACCACGTCGAGAGCCTGCAGAATATGACCAAGCAGGAACTGGTGAAGGAGTACCTGGAGCTGGAGAAGTGCATGTCccggctggaggaggagaacaaCCGGCTGAGGCGCGCCGTGGAGCCCGGGGCCGTGGAGAGGTCCGAGGTCCGGGTCCGAGATCTGGAGAGGGAGGTGGAGAGACTGAAAGCCGAAAACACGGAGCTACTTCTGCAGAACCAGCCCAGCAAGGACAGGGGGCAGGTCCAGGCCGCCAATTAA